A stretch of Arachis hypogaea cultivar Tifrunner chromosome 15, arahy.Tifrunner.gnm2.J5K5, whole genome shotgun sequence DNA encodes these proteins:
- the LOC112751975 gene encoding tryptophan aminotransferase-related protein 4-like yields the protein MITMTSSPSYLSLAISMLIISLSSSNLFDYYVTKWSRVGAAEAVAAIIPCSGHGRAYLEYGLVLNGHEPVCECNPCYSGSDCSKFSSHCAADAGSGDPYFMEPFWMRHAASSAVLVSGWYRMGYTYNDESYISQLLVNHIKKLHETVGNAVTDGRYIIFGGGSTQLLNAAVYALSSNNNSSDTPAKVVATAPYYPLYRTQTELFNSRDYRYEGDTSLWKNNTDNDTTFIEFVTSPTNPEGKLTKAVLEGPNVKTINDRAYYWPHFTPLPSSADDDLMLFTISKFTGHAGTRFGWAIIKDKGVYEKMLTYLDLTTVGVSREAQLRTLKILNVILEEGDGKEIFQFGYSTMRDRWIRLKQIISKSKRFSLQKLSPQYCTFFKRVRDPSPAYAWLKCEREEDKNCYEILKAAGINGHEGSTYSGDDRYVRLSLIRSQDDFDILINKLTNFVAKD from the exons ATGATAACAATGACGAGTAGTCCAAGTTATTTATCTCTTGCTATATCCATGTTAATAATTTCATTGTCTAGCTCAAACTTGTTTGATTATTATGTAACAAAATGGAGTAGGGTCGGTGCGGCGGAGGCCGTGGCGGCGATAATACCGTGCTCCGGGCATGGAAGAGCATACTTGGAATATGGTTTGGTTTTGAATGGGCATGAACCTGTTTGTGAATGCAATCCATGCTATAGTGGCTCTGATTGCTCCAAGTTTTCATCTCATTGTGCTGCTGATGCTGGAAG TGGAGATCCATATTTTATGGAACCATTTTGGATGAGGCATGCAGCAAGTAGTGCAGTGCTAGTATCAGGGTGGTACAGAATGGGATACACATACAATGATGAATCATACATATCACAATTACTGGTGAATCATATAAAAAAACTGCATGAGACTGTTGGAAATGCAGTGACTGATGGAAGGTACATAATATTTGGAGGCGGGTCAACACAACTCCTCAATGCTGCAGTTTATGCATTATCTTCCAATAATAACTCTTCGGACACTCCAGCAAAAGTTGTAGCCACTGCCCCATATTACCCA TTGTATAGAACACAAACAGAGCTTTTCAATTCAAGGGATTATAGATATGAAGGGGACACATCATTGTGGAAGAACAACACAGATAATGACACAACATTCATTGAATTTGTGACATCACCAACCAATCCAGAAGGGAAATTAACCAAGGCAGTTCTTGAAGGTCCAAATGTTAAAACCATTAACGATAGAGCTTATTATTGGCCACATTTCACACCTCTTCCTTCTTCAGCTGATGATGATCTCATGCTCTTTACAATTTCCAAATTCACAGGCCATGCTGGCACTAGATTTGG ATGGGCAATAATAAAGGATAAGGGTGTGTACGAAAAGATGCTAACATACTTGGACTTAACCACAGTGGGAGTATCTCGTGAGGCACAGCTTAGAACTTTGAAGATTTTGAATGTAATTCTTGAAGAAGGAGATGGAAAAGAAATATTCCAATTTGGATATTCAACAATGAGAGATCGTTGGATAAGGCTAAAACAAATTATATCAAAGTCAAAACGTTTTTCTTTACAGAAACTATCTCCTCAATATTGCACATTTTTCAAAAGGGTTCGAGATCCATCACCAG CGTACGCATGGTTGAAGTGTGAAAGAGAAGAAGATAAGAATTGTTATGAGATTCTTAAAGCTGCTGGCATCAATGGCCATGAAGGAAGTACGTATAGTGGTGATGATCGTTACGTGCGTCTCAGTCTCATAAGAAGCCAAGATGATTTTGATATTCTTATAAACAAGCTCACAAATTTTGTTGCTAAGGACTAG
- the LOC112751976 gene encoding protein unc-13 homolog → MASSHRPRRHDSSPGPFPPLSSTPPSSSVIPIPTPTPTHIRHESSPFPLLPPSSISADPLPPTSPRSRRRHSRRESLPGLSLPPIIRPISTHNRRDSCPDPFPLSPTSRADTPSSFTSGNNATTPTPSQQSQQLVRYESDPVLMPPTSPLESPQPLSPSSYFYDEQHNYVAKAKQDLYDKQSDLAWPFGDLQGIDGDDFRETAYELFFTACRSSPGFGGQSSLTFYSKHENNNGAGAGAGGAPVSQSSRVKRALGLKMMRSTLDQRISAAESPAMSPLMSPLVSPVAGGSSPKSRLVKPRKQMSMADVMRVQMQVTEQSDNRLRKTLMRTLVGQLGRQAETIILPLELLRHLKPSEFNNFQEYHLWQKRQLKMIEAGLLLYPSIPVEKTNQFAMNLKEIIKNGVEQPLDTGRNSDTMRTFSNSVLSLSMRNPDGGAPTNVCHWANGYPVNVHLYIPLLQSIFDLKEETSILDEVDEMLDLMKKTWTSLGINRSIHNVCFAWVLFQKYVETGQVEHDLLCASHAMLNEVASDAKKEKDPKYVEILKSVLSSLKDWGEKRLLAYQEYFQVEAAGEIENLLPVVLLAHKILGDVAPSGEGSEGKGGDRVDDYIRSSMKNAFENALQAANAKYTQCQTKKEISEVMFQLAQEIEDLANRERQSYSPVLKKWHATAAAVAALTLNNCYGFVLKQYLTEMMTTETSETIIVLQRAKKLEDILVQMVVEDSVDCEDGGKTVVTEMVPFEVDSTIVNILKRWMDASMQRGNYCFQKAKEHENWNPKSKSEPYAKSVVELMNLAKIIVQEFFLLPVPITEDLVQELATGLQNLFKEYTMFVAACGLKENYVPNLPPLTRCNRNSKFHKFWKIATPCRVTCEDPHMYGIYEARHPHACTSRGTQRLYIRINTLHHLLQHIPSLDKSLSLSKGVVPSSRHSFKNIQSPLTNSSKSTSYFETANSSILAACQHLSEVASYRLIFFDSNSFLYETLYAGDVASARIQPGLTVLKHNLKLMTAILTERARAQAMKEIMKACFDAFLMVLLAGGTSRMFNESDYIMIQEDFENLKAVFINCGEGLVGDEAVEKESEVVEGVIALMGLSTGELMETLTNIVLSDEASGVIGHKLPMPPTTRKWCRTDPNTILRVLCYRNDKTANHYLKRTFSIAKRR, encoded by the exons atggcCTCGTCCCACCGTCCCCGCCGCCACGATTCCTCCCCGGGTCCCTTCCCTCCCTTGTCCTCCACGCCACCCTCCTCCTCCGTTATTCCCatccccacccccacccccacccacaTCCGCCATGAATCCTCCCCATTCCCCCTCCTCCCACCATCTTCCATTTCCGCAGACCCGCTACCACCAACGTCTCCACGATCTCGCCGGCGCCACAGCCGCCGCGAATCCTTACCAGGCCTATCCCTCCCTCCGATTATCCGTCCCATTTCCACCCACAACCGCCGCGACTCTTGTCCCGATCCCTTCCCACTATCGCCTACGTCGCGCGCCGATACGCCGTCGTCTTTCACCTCCGGCAACAACGCAACGACACCGACACCCTCTCAACAAAGCCAACAACTCGTTCGTTATGAATCAGATCCAGTTCTCATGCCTCCCACGTCACCATTGGAATCACCACAACCATTATCCCCTTCAAGTTACTTCTACGACGAACAACATAACTACGTCGCAAAAGCCAAACAAGATCTCTACGATAAACAAAGCGATCTGGCATGGCCGTTTGGGGATCTTCAAGGAATCGACGGCGATGACTTCAGGGAAACCGCATACGAGCTGTTCTTCACGGCGTGTAGGTCCTCGCCGGGCTTCGGTGGCCAGAGCAGCCTCACGTTCTATTCGAAGCATGAGAATAATAATGGTGCGGGTGCTGGTGCTGGTGGAGCGCCGGTGTCGCAGTCGAGTAGGGTGAAGCGTGCGCTAGGGTTGAAGATGATGAGGAGCACCTTGGATCAGAGAATTTCGGCGGCGGAGTCTCCGGCGATGTCGCCGTTGATGTCGCCTTTGGTGTCGCCGGTGGCGGGAGGTAGCAGCCCCAAGTCTCGGTTGGTGAAGCCGAGGAAGCAGATGAGTATGGCGGATGTGATGAGGGTGCAGATGCAGGTGACGGAGCAGAGTGATAACCGCCTCAGAAAAACCCTAATGAGGACCCTTGTTGGCCAA CTTGGAAGACAAGCAGAAACGATCATCCTCCCATTGGAACTCCTACGCCACCTTAAGCCCTCAGAATTCAACAATTTCCAAGAGTACCATTTGTGGCAGAAGAGGCAGCTCAAGATGATTGAAGCAGGGCTCCTCTTGTACCCTTCCATCCCGGTCGAAAAGACCAACCAATTCGCCATGAACCTCAAGGAAATCATAAAGAATGGTGTGGAACAGCCTTTGGACACAGGCAGGAACTCAGATACAATGAGAACTTTCAGCAACTCTGTTCTTTCCTTATCAATGAGGAACCCTGATGGTGGTGCTCCCACCAATGTGTGCCACTGGGCTAATGGTTACCCTGTCAATGTTCATCTCTATATACCTCTTCTTCAATCCATTTTTGATCTAAAGGAGGAAACTTCAATCCTTGATGAGGTTGATGAGATGCTTGACTTAATGAAGAAAACATGGACATCATTAGGGATAAATAGGTCAATTCACAATGTGTGCTTTGCATGGGTTCTGTTTCAAAAATATGTGGAAACTGGCCAAGTAGAACATGACCTACTTTGTGCCTCACATGCAATGTTGAATGAGGTTGCAAGTGATGCTAAgaaagaaaaggatccaaagtaTGTTGAGATATTGAAATCCGTGCTAAGTTCATTGAAGGATTGGGGTGAAAAGAGGTTGCTTGCTTACCAAGAATATTTCCAAGTTGAGGCTGCTGGAGAAATTGAGAACCTTCTTCCTGTAGTTTTGTTAGCACACAAGATTCTAGGAGACGTTGCACCCTCTGGTGAAGGTAGTGAAGGGAAAGGAGGGGATAGGGTTGATGATTATATTCGATCTTCAATGAAGAATGCATTTGAAAAT GCACTCCAAGCAGCAAATGCCAAATATACTCAATGtcaaacaaagaaagaaataagtGAAGTTATGTTCCAATTAGCACAAGAGATTGAAGACTTGGCAAATAGAGAAAGACAAAGTTATAGTCCAGTGTTGAAGAAATGGCATGCAACTGCAGCTGCAGTTGCAGCATTGACATTGAACAATTGCTATGGATTTGTTTTGAAGCAGTATTTAACTGAAATGATGACAACAGAAACAAGCGAGACAATTATAGTACTGCAAAGGGCTAAAAAGCTAGAAGATATTTTGGTCCAAATGGTAGTTGAAGACTCGGTTGATTGTGAAGATGGTGGCAAAACAGTAGTGACTGAGATGGTTCCTTTTGAAGTTGATTCAACCATAGTTAACATTTTGAAGAGATGGATGGATGCTTCAATGCAAAGAGGGAATTACTGTTtccaaaaagcaaaagaacatgaa AATTGGAATCCAAAGTCCAAATCAGAGCCTTATGCAAAATCAGTAGTAGAGCTGATGAATTTGGCAAAGATAATTGTGCAAGAATTCTTTCTACTTCCAGTACCAATAACTGAAGATTTAGTCCAAGAACTTGCTACTGGATTACAAAATCTCTTCAAGGAGTACACAATGTTTGTAGCAGCATGTG GTTTGAAAGAGAACTATGTGCCAAATCTTCCACCACTCACCAGATGCAATAGGAATTCTAAGTTCCACAAGTTTTGGAAGATAGCTACACCATGCAGAGTAACATGTGAAGATCCACACATGTATGGAATATATGAAGCTAGGCATCCTCATGCATGCACCAGCCGCGGAACGCAGCGCCTCTACATTCGAATCAACACCTTACACCATCTTCTCCAACATATCCCTTCCCTTGACAAATCACTCTCCTTGTCCAAAGGAGTCGTTCCTTCGAGTCGCCATAGTTTCAAAAATATACAGAGCCCTTTAACTAACAGCAGCAAAAGCACTTCATACTTTGAAACAGCAAACTCTTCCATCTTAGCAGCATGCCAGCACCTCTCAGAAGTTGCATCCTATCGCCTCATATTCTTTGACTCGAACTCTTTCCTCTATGAAACACTCTATGCAGGGGATGTAGCCAGTGCCAGAATCCAACCAGGACTCACTGTTCTCAAGCATAACCTCAAGCTGATGACTGCGATTCTGACCGAAAGAGCCAGAGCACAGGCAAtgaaagagatcatgaaggcatGCTTTGATGCATTCCTTATGGTCCTGCTTGCTGGTGGAACCTCAAGGATGTTCAATGAGTCAGATTACATTATGATCCAAGAagactttgaaaacttgaaggcTGTGTTCATCAACTGTGGAGAAGGGTTGGTTGGTGATGAAGCAGTGGAGAAAGAGAGTGAGGTAGTTGAAGGGGTTATAGCATTGATGGGGTTGAGCACTGGAGAGTTGATGGAGACTTTGACCAATATTGTGTTAAGTGATGAGGCAAGTGGTGTTATTGGACACAAGTTGCCAATGCCTCCAACTACAAGGAAGTGGTGTAGAACTGACCCCAACACAATATTGAGGGTCTTATGCTATAGAAATGATAAAACTGCAAACCATTACTTGAAGAGGACATTCTCAATAGCAAAGAGAAGATAA
- the LOC140179459 gene encoding uncharacterized protein: MKIMMWNIRGAASKSTVRTLKELQNQKKPDLTILVETKCSGNKGREVIKAMGFNHAIVEEAVGFVGGIWILWKNDDFKIKVISTHKQFVHMEIENNQRRTWSLTAVYASPQEAQRKEMWELLHNISRNMNLPWLMIDDFNDIAEQSEKKGGGENDAYACRRFRGWIDKCNLIDVGYSGSRFTWKGGIREGQERVYKRLDRALCNSEWRTNFSNAFVEVLPRIQSDHHPLLLHTRPETSIHGERPFKYEAMWNTHEDLPNVIKSAWNNEYDFPVALNNLTESLKKWNNETFGNIFRKKRRLLNRIQGIQKSRLYGRNKFLDGLEKDLSEELKKILDQEEIFWLQKSRQKWLVEGDRNTKYFHTKTLVRRRKNKIVKLRNNNGIWCEEIKAVKSIVSNFFTDLYRDERPKRPTIRCSWQYKRLEEEQKQMLERMPIPSEIEEAIHSIGSLKAPGEDGYPALFFKENWKVLQCSICAFIQKLWQDPPSIQQVNQTLLTLIPKINQPEFVSQFRPIALCNVIYKCLSKILVKRIKPTLNERIAPNQSSFIPSRLIHDNIIIAKEMVHTMGKMKGKNSFMAIKIDFEKAYDRLNWCFLEKCCLEYGMSEKTISIIMQCVSSVSFKILWNGEKLDMFKPSRGLRQGDPLSPYLFVIAMDKLSQLIEETVIKGKWIPMKAGQRGPQISHLLFADDLLLFTEATENQMKVVLETLDEFGAASGFKINAEKTSILFSKNVPNCKRVGIKEICGFQEVPCLGRYLGAYLTNNRKKKEDFKSIIERTKSKLKGWKANCLSLAGRITLAQTVISPMLNFDMLHTKIPIGICNEVEKCQRKFIWGENSNTRKLHAVKWDTLCKTKINGGLGMRKLHIMNDAFFMKQVWRLMHERETLWAKVLFNKYGREKDSILNMENRASDSKFWRDLIKIKEDMKENLRFSIGNGKSTSLWRDKWLYHENALIEDVQEINASLLNMKVADAVLENGEWNLELLRELIPEDKILKITAYHPPKESLGEDKIMWSPSEDRNFTVASAYKTLSQANENQDQTWNLIWKWKGPQRIKCFMWLATQNKLMTSERRQKIFGANPNCHRCPNNPETLLHTLRDCTEASRIWRQLVKPSYITTFYRAPFETWIRWNLTVEIGANAQPWLSQFVVTCWWLWKWRNKEIFDPPFRRPNNAHLWIKEYLQRINNAFEKVNILKGAQKKKEIHIAWQPPEDGWLKINTDGAISQEHHIAGCGGLIRDSRGRWVAGFLVNIGKGTAFTAEAWGILHGLKLAWDLGFKKIILETDSKIAFQILSKREERDNHPETIIRSISQLIQRDWNVKLCHTYREGNKSADWLAKESLQACLGFHFIDTMPTGLRNIIDDDARGVSLPRFIIDF; this comes from the coding sequence ATGAAGATCATGATGTGGAATATTAGAGGGGCAGCGAGCAAAAGTACCGTTCGCACCCTCAAGGAGTTGCAAAACCAAAAGAAACCTGACCTCACTATTCTGGTAGAAACCAAATGTAGCGGAAATAAAGGAAGAGAGGTGATTAAGGCAATGGGATTCAATCATGCCATTGTCGAAGAAGCTGTCGGTTTCGTTGGAGGGATCTGGATCCTCTGGAAGAACGATGATTTCAAAATCAAAGTTATATCAACCCACAAGCAATTTGTGCATATGGAAATTGAAAATAATCAGCGGAGGACATGGAGCCTTACGGCTGTGTATGCAAGTCCACAGGAAGcacaaagaaaagaaatgtggGAGCTTTTGCACAACATCTCAAGAAACATGAACTTACCATGGCTGATGATAGATGATTTCAACGACATCGCAGAGCAAAGTGAGAAGAAAGGAGGAGGGGAAAATGATGCCTATGCGTGTAGACGTTTCAGAGGCTGGATTGACAAATGCAACCTCATAGACGTAGGCTATTCAGGATCAAGATTCACATGGAAGGGGGGAATAAGAGAAGGCCAAGAAAGAGTTTATAAAAGGCTGGATCGAGCTTTATGCAACTCAGAGTGGCGTACAAATTTTTCAAATGCATTTGTGGAGGTGCTGCCAAGAATACAATCAGACCATCACCCTTTGCTGCTACACACAAGACCTGAGACTAGTATCCATGGAGAGAGACCTTTCAAGTATGAAGCCATGTGGAATACACATGAAGACCTCCCAAATGTCATTAAAAGTGCTTGGAATAATGAGTATGACTTTCCAGTAGCCTTAAACAATTTAACTGAAAGTCTGAAAAAATGGAATAATGAAACTTTTGGTAACATATTTCGAAAGAAAAGGAGGCTTTTGAATAGAATTCAAGGGATACAAAAATCTAGGCTTTATGGTAGGAATAAGTTTCTTGATGGGCTGGAAAAAGACCTTTCGGAGGAATTGAAAAAAATCCTTGATCAAGAGGAGATCTTCTGGCTACAAAAATCCAGACAAAAGTGGCTTGTAGAAGGAGATAGAAACACTAAATATTTTCACACAAAAACTTTGGTGCGCAGAAGGAAGAACAAGATAGTGAAGCTGAGGAACAATAATGGTATCTGGTGTGAAGAGATAAAAGCTGTAAAATCGATAGTCTCAAATTTTTTCACAGACCTATACCGAGATGAAAGACCAAAGCGCCCCACTATTCGATGCAGCTGGCAATATAAAAGATtggaagaagaacagaaacagaTGTTAGAAAGAATGCCCATTCCAAGTGAGATTGAAGAAGCTATCCACAGCATAGGTTCCCTAAAGGCGCCTGGAGAAGACGGATACCCTGCGTTGTTCTTTAAAGAAAATTGGAAGGTCCTCCAATGCTCCATCTGTGCTTTCATTCAGAAACTATGGCAAGACCCCCCCTCAATACAACAGGTAAACCAAACTCTTCTAACACTTATACCCAAGATCAACCAGCCTGAATTTGTCTCTCAATTTCGACCTATAGCCCTATGCAATGTGATATATAAGTGTTTGAGCAAAATTCTGGTCAAAAGGATAAAGCCCACTTTGAATGAAAGAATTGCTCCAAATCAGTCAAGTTTCATTCCAAGTCGGCTAATCCATGACAACATCATCATTGCAAAAGAAATGGTTCATACCATGGGAAAAATGAAGGGGAAAAATTCATTTATGGCTATCAAAATTGATTTTGAGAAAGCTTATGATCGTTTGAACTGGTGTTTCTTGGAAAAATGTTGCTTGGAGTATGGAATGTCGGAAAAAACTATTTCCATCATCATGCAGTGTGTGTCATCAGTTTCCTTCAAGATCTTGTGGAACGGCGAGAAACTTGATATGTTCAAGCCAAGTAGAGGACTAAGGCAAGGGGATCCTCTGTCCCCTTACCTTTTTGTCATCGCCATGGACAAGCTCTCGCAACTCATAGAAGAGACCGTTATAAAGGGAAAGTGGATACCAATGAAAGCGGGACAAAGAGGACCTCAAATATCACACCTTCTCTTTGCTGATGATCTCTTGCTGTTTACAGAAGCAACGGAAAATCAAATGAAAGTTGTGCTTGAAACTCTAGACGAATTTGGAGCTGCATCGGGGTTCAAAATCAATGCAGAAAAGACATCCATTCTATTCTCTAAAAATGTCCCCAACTGCAAAAGAGTAGGCATAAAGGAGATATGCGGCTTCCAGGAAGTGCCATGTCTAGGAAGATACTTAGGTGCTTACTTGACAAACAACCGAAAGAAGAAGGAAGACTTTAAAAGCATTATTGAAAGAACAAAAAGCAAATTAAAAGGATGGAAGGCCAATTGCCTATCCTTAGCAGGGCGCATCACTCTTGCACAAACTGTAATCAGCCCAATGCTCAATTTTGATATGTTACATACAAAAATTCCCATTGGAATTTGCAATGAAGTGGAAAAATGCCAGAGAAAATTTATTTGGGGAGAAAACTCAAACACACGAAAATTGCATGCTGTGAAATGGGACACTCtctgtaaaacaaaaataaatgggGGCCTAGGCATGAGAAAGCTTCATATCATGAATGATGCCTTTTTTATGAAACAAGTATGGAGGTTAATGCACGAAAGAGAGACACTATGGGCGAAAGTCCTTTTCAATAAATATGGCAGGGAAAAAGATTCAATCCTGAACATGGAAAATAGGGCATCTGACTCAAAGTTTTGGAGAGATTTGATAAAGATCAAAGAAGACATGAAAGAGAACCTGAGGTTTTCTATTGGAAATGGTAAGTCGACTTCTCTATGGAGAGATAAGTGGTTGTATCATGAAAATGCTCTTATTGAGGATGTACAGGAAATAAACGCTTCCCTTCTCAATATGAAAGTGGCTGATGCAGTGTTAGAAAATGGAGAATGGAACTTGGAATTGCTAAGGGAGCTCATTCCAGAAgacaaaattttaaagattacTGCATACCATCCCCCGAAAGAGAGCCTAGGTGAGGACAAGATCATGTGGAGTCCCTCCGAAGATAGAAACTTCACAGTAGCCAGTGCTTATAAAACACTCTCtcaagcaaatgaaaatcaagACCAAACCTGGAATCTTATATGGAAATGGAAGGGCCCCCAGCGTATAAAATGTTTTATGTGGTTAGCAACTCAAAACAAGCTGATGACCTCAGAAAGAAGACAGAAGATCTTTGGTGCAAATCCAAACTGCCACCGATGCCCCAATAATCCAGAAACACTACTCCACACATTAAGGGACTGCACAGAAGCATCAAGAATTTGGCGGCAGTTAGTGAAACCCTCTTACATAACCACTTTCTATAGAGCTCCCTTCGAGACATGGATCCGCTGGAATCTTACAGTGGAAATCGGTGCTAATGCACAACCATGGCTGTCCCAATTTGTTGTGACTTGCTGGTGGCTATGGAAATGGAGAAATAAGGAGATCTTTGACCCCCCTTTTAGAAGACCAAACAATGCACATTTATGGATTAAAGAATATCTGCAGAGGATCAATAAtgcttttgaaaaagtcaatatcCTTAAAGGAGCacagaagaaaaaagaaatacaTATTGCATGGCAACCTCCTGAGGATGGATGGCTAAAAATCAATACTGACGGAGCAATCTCACAGGAGCACCATATAGCAGGGTGTGGAGGCTTGATTCGGGATAGCCGTGGAAGATGGGTAGCGGGGTTCTTGGTGAATATTGGCAAAGGAACAGCGTTCACGGCAGAAGCTTGGGGAATTCTCCATGGATTGAAACTAGCTTGGGATTTGGGATTCAAAAAAATCATTCTAGAAACTGATTCAAAAATTGCATTCCAAATTCtcagcaaaagagaagaaagggaCAATCATCCGGAAACAATTATAAGAAGCATCAGCCAATTAATACAAAGAGACTGGAATGTAAAACTCTGTCATACATATAGGGAAGGAAACAAAAGTGCCGACTGGCTTGCGAAGGAAAGTTTACAAGCATGCCTTGGATTTCATTTCATAGACACTATGCCAACAGGGCTAAGGAACATTATAGATGATGATGCTAGAGGGGTATCATTGCCTCGTTTTatcattgatttttaa